One genomic window of Desulfonatronum sp. SC1 includes the following:
- a CDS encoding rhomboid family intramembrane serine protease → MRDDFSAQDEPRSLWDNLTSHQADRYALVLAAVGIPYRFRRSGWGWTLEVLERDASQAVAEIEEFNLENPLLEDHRPRSAPSLPPPPRTLTGAAAALLLLVFHLVTSRDGAHEAMIMEAGAHAARILEGEYWRTVTALTLHADARHLAGNMLGIAVFGTLLCRRVGVGAAWLLIVLAGAGGNLLNAWLHQAGFLSIGASTAVFAAVGLLGGVRVFPVEGTEYSGARSWLLPAGAAFGLLAMLGSDVQTDIGAHLMGCVVGFVLGIAYTLLGPCQVSETRQNHLLLAALAVIAGSWWLVLEGG, encoded by the coding sequence GTGCGTGATGACTTCTCCGCCCAGGACGAGCCCCGCTCACTCTGGGACAATCTGACTTCGCACCAAGCGGACCGATACGCCTTGGTTCTGGCCGCGGTCGGCATTCCCTACCGTTTTCGCCGTTCCGGGTGGGGATGGACCCTGGAAGTCCTGGAACGGGACGCTTCCCAGGCCGTGGCGGAAATCGAAGAGTTCAATCTCGAAAACCCCCTTCTGGAAGATCACCGGCCACGTTCTGCCCCATCCCTCCCCCCGCCGCCGCGAACCCTGACCGGAGCGGCGGCGGCCCTGCTTCTGCTGGTTTTCCACTTGGTCACGTCCCGCGACGGGGCCCATGAAGCCATGATCATGGAGGCCGGAGCCCACGCGGCCCGGATTCTCGAAGGCGAGTACTGGCGCACGGTGACCGCGTTGACGTTGCACGCGGACGCCCGCCATCTGGCTGGGAACATGCTGGGCATCGCGGTCTTCGGCACGCTGCTGTGCCGGAGAGTGGGCGTGGGCGCGGCTTGGCTGCTGATCGTGCTGGCCGGGGCCGGCGGGAATCTGCTCAATGCCTGGCTGCACCAGGCCGGTTTTCTCTCCATCGGGGCCTCTACGGCGGTTTTCGCGGCCGTGGGGCTGCTGGGCGGAGTCCGGGTGTTTCCCGTGGAGGGCACGGAATATTCCGGTGCCAGGTCTTGGCTGCTCCCCGCCGGCGCGGCATTCGGTCTGCTGGCCATGCTCGGCAGCGATGTGCAGACCGACATTGGGGCTCACCTGATGGGCTGCGTGGTGGGTTTCGTTCTGGGAATTGCCTATACCCTGTTGGGGCCGTGCCAAGTCAGCGAAACTCGTCAGAATCATCTGCTTCTGGCCGCCTTGGCGGTGATAGCCGGGTCCTGGTGGCTGGTCCTGGAAGGGGGCTGA
- a CDS encoding flagellar basal body rod C-terminal domain-containing protein — MKISPNIQAMQVIGLSRQIGANNVANMNTPEFKASRLTLETGPDGYGVRPQSIDQDTSPGPLMPALEGKVGEDGVLTTVWGLTEGSNTELVTEMVNSIRDERAFEANVAMVRAWDDMTGTVLDLRA; from the coding sequence ATGAAGATATCTCCAAATATCCAAGCCATGCAGGTCATTGGTTTGTCCCGCCAGATCGGGGCGAACAACGTGGCTAACATGAACACGCCGGAATTCAAGGCGTCGCGGTTGACCTTGGAAACCGGGCCGGATGGCTACGGCGTCCGGCCGCAAAGCATCGATCAAGACACCTCTCCCGGCCCGCTTATGCCCGCTCTTGAAGGAAAGGTGGGCGAGGACGGGGTGCTGACCACGGTCTGGGGGCTGACCGAGGGCAGCAACACCGAACTGGTGACGGAAATGGTCAACTCCATCCGGGACGAACGGGCCTTTGAAGCCAATGTGGCCATGGTCCGCGCCTGGGACGACATGACCGGAACCGTCCTGGATCTGCGTGCGTGA
- the folE2 gene encoding GTP cyclohydrolase FolE2 encodes MLDDVQNTPATVPVDIDRVGIRHVHFPLAVLDRAQGRQHTVAQVEMGVDLPARFKGTHMSRFVEALQAWSGVLDYPNLKHLLGDVQNRLDARKAWISFYFPFFLERSAPVSGSRSRMDYQCRVIGEHQDGRLLFGLEVEVPVMTVCPCSLAICDRGAHSQRAMVRIRTRNKGLIWLEDLIELAQESASSPVYALLKREDEKRIIDNAFEKPCFVEDVVRTVSRGLERLNKLLWYRVEVESQESIHNHSAYARIERSLAQAGKG; translated from the coding sequence ATGCTCGACGACGTCCAGAACACCCCCGCCACGGTTCCCGTGGACATCGACCGGGTCGGCATCCGGCACGTCCACTTTCCGCTTGCGGTTTTGGATCGTGCCCAGGGTCGGCAGCACACCGTGGCCCAGGTGGAAATGGGCGTGGATTTGCCGGCCCGCTTCAAGGGCACCCACATGAGCCGGTTCGTGGAAGCCCTGCAGGCGTGGTCCGGCGTTTTGGACTATCCGAATTTGAAGCACCTGCTGGGGGACGTCCAGAACCGGCTGGACGCCCGGAAGGCCTGGATCAGCTTTTATTTCCCCTTTTTTCTGGAACGGTCCGCGCCGGTCAGCGGAAGCCGATCCCGGATGGATTATCAATGCCGGGTGATCGGCGAACACCAGGACGGTCGTCTGTTGTTCGGCCTTGAAGTGGAGGTTCCGGTGATGACCGTCTGCCCCTGCTCCCTGGCCATTTGCGACCGGGGCGCCCACAGCCAGCGGGCCATGGTCCGGATCCGGACCCGGAACAAGGGGTTGATCTGGCTGGAAGACCTGATTGAACTGGCCCAGGAGTCCGCCTCCTCTCCGGTTTACGCGCTGCTCAAGCGCGAGGATGAGAAACGGATCATCGACAACGCTTTTGAGAAACCCTGCTTCGTGGAAGATGTGGTCCGCACCGTTTCCCGCGGCCTGGAACGCCTGAACAAACTTTTGTGGTACCGCGTCGAAGTAGAGAGTCAGGAATCCATCCACAACCACAGTGCCTACGCCCGGATAGAGCGGTCTCTCGCCCAGGCGGGGAAGGGATAG
- the nikR gene encoding nickel-responsive transcriptional regulator NikR produces the protein MGKTIRFGVSLDSDLLEKFDKLCDERSYQTRSEAIRDLIRNMLVQKEWEDLDGETAGTLTMVYDHHQSDLAQKLTELQHDYLDIIVTSQHVHLDHHNCMEILVLRGTGERLRDLGAKLTATKGVKHGTLNLTTTGKNLE, from the coding sequence ATGGGTAAGACGATTCGATTTGGGGTTTCATTGGATTCCGATCTTTTGGAGAAGTTTGACAAGCTGTGCGATGAACGATCCTACCAGACCCGGTCCGAAGCCATCCGCGACCTTATCCGCAACATGCTGGTTCAAAAGGAGTGGGAGGATCTGGACGGGGAAACCGCGGGCACGCTGACCATGGTGTATGATCACCACCAAAGCGATTTGGCCCAGAAGTTGACCGAACTGCAGCACGACTACCTGGACATCATCGTGACCTCTCAGCATGTTCACCTGGATCACCACAACTGCATGGAAATTCTGGTGCTGCGCGGCACCGGCGAGCGGCTACGCGACTTGGGCGCGAAACTGACCGCCACCAAGGGGGTCAAGCACGGCACTTTGAACCTGACCACCACCGGCAAGAACCTGGAGTAG
- a CDS encoding methyltransferase has product MTAAPFAGDSCSVPFSVRGDTPTRHAALIAQAQCLRIDVAKRSWAVYRPGDLEALWQQMGEADFGPDERIPYWVELWPASLLLVEWLDRCRDRIQGKACLDVGCGLGLSACVAADAGARVVGLDYIQDALHYARANTEGNEVSFSPLWVQMDWRWPGLKPRCFDLIWGADIFYEKRFAKPLMRLFEHVLAPGGRVWLAEPERSVSSGAWELLREYGWEVRRATRKAVPTEGYTVNINIWEAQKNEVEHG; this is encoded by the coding sequence GTGACCGCCGCGCCTTTTGCCGGGGATTCCTGCTCCGTACCGTTTTCGGTCCGCGGCGACACGCCGACGCGCCATGCGGCCTTGATCGCCCAGGCGCAATGTCTGCGGATCGACGTCGCGAAGCGGTCCTGGGCCGTTTATCGCCCCGGAGACCTGGAAGCGCTTTGGCAACAGATGGGCGAGGCGGATTTCGGGCCGGACGAACGAATTCCATACTGGGTGGAGTTGTGGCCGGCCAGTTTGCTGCTGGTGGAGTGGCTGGACCGGTGCCGGGACCGGATACAGGGAAAGGCCTGTCTGGACGTGGGCTGCGGTCTGGGGCTGAGCGCCTGCGTGGCAGCGGATGCCGGGGCGCGAGTGGTCGGGCTGGACTACATCCAGGATGCCCTGCACTATGCCCGGGCGAACACCGAGGGAAACGAAGTGAGCTTCTCCCCGCTCTGGGTCCAGATGGACTGGCGGTGGCCCGGACTCAAACCGCGCTGTTTCGACCTAATCTGGGGGGCGGATATATTTTATGAAAAGCGGTTCGCAAAGCCCCTGATGCGTCTTTTTGAACATGTCTTGGCCCCAGGCGGCCGCGTTTGGCTGGCCGAACCGGAGCGCAGCGTCTCCTCCGGGGCCTGGGAACTGTTGCGGGAATACGGCTGGGAGGTGCGTCGGGCCACGCGCAAGGCGGTGCCGACCGAAGGGTACACGGTGAACATCAATATCTGGGAAGCACAAAAAAACGAGGTGGAGCATGGGTAA